In Bubalus bubalis isolate 160015118507 breed Murrah chromosome 3, NDDB_SH_1, whole genome shotgun sequence, a genomic segment contains:
- the KIF12 gene encoding kinesin-like protein KIF12 isoform X1, whose translation MEERGSPDGDPARNLEQGPEGPETPIQVVLRVRPMSAAELRRGEQSVLHCSGTRTLQVSPPGGGPDVAFRFGAVLDGASTQDDVFRACGVRRLGELALRGFSCTVFTFGQTGSGKTYTLTGPPPQGEGVPVPPSLAGIMQRTFTWLLDRVQHLDVPVTLHASYLEIYNEQIRDLLSLGAPRPLPVRWNKTRGFYVEQLRVVEFGSLGALMELLQMGLSRRRSSAHTLNQASSRSHALLTLYISHQTQMPPVDPGELPAGGKLCFVDLAGSEKVVATGSRGELMLEANSINRSLLALGHCISLLLDPQRKQSHIPFRDSKLTKLLADSLGGHGVTLMVACVSPSAQCLPETLSTLRYASRAQRVTTRPQAPRSPKAKPPQHLETELLQLQEENLHLRSQLGQMDPKASGLSGARVAWAQRNLYGMLQEFMLENERLRKEKKQLQSSRDLAHGEQRILAQQVRELERRLLSACYLQQPGPGPAPPCPCVMVSPLLCHAPPPLCPHCQLCPLCRASLAHWACPRRELHLPQVFGSKAPGDGPLSARPPPWAPPCCPSSAKCSRERSHSEWTQTQVLAEMLTEEKVMPSAPPLPAGPLNASPVLRGGAAVPNLARRLEALRDQIGTSLRRGRSQPPPR comes from the exons ATGGAGGAACGCGGGTCGCCCGACGG GGACCCCGCGAGGAACCTGGAGCAGGGGCCGGAGGGGCCAGAAACGCCCATCCAGGTGGTGCTCAG GGTGCGTCCCATGAGCGCTGCCGAGCTGCGTCGAGGGGAGCAGAGCGTGCTGCACTGCTCAGGGACCCGGACTCTGCAG GTGAGCCCCCCGGGCGGGGGCCCGGACGTGGCTTTCCGCTTCGGCGCGGTGCTGGACGGAGCGAGCACCCAAGATGACGTGTTCCGCGCGTGCGGCGTGCGGCGTCTGGGCGAGCTGGCGCTGCGCGG CTTCTCCTGCACCGTCTTCACCTTCGGCCAGACCGGCTCCGGGAAGACCTACACCCTGACCGGACCTCCTCCCCAG GGAGAGGGGGTGCCTGTACCCCCCAGCCTGGCTGGCATCATGCAGAGGACCTTCACCTGGCTGTTAGACCGCGTGCAGCACCTGGATGTTCCTGTCACTCTCCATGCTTCTTACCTGGAGATCTACAATGAGCAG ATTCGGGACTTACTGAGTCTGGGGGCTCCCCGGCCCCTCCCTGTTCGCTGGAACAAGACCCGGGGCTTCTATGTGGAGCAGCTGCGGGTGGTGGAGTTTGGGAGCCTGGGGGCCCTCATGGAACTTCTGCAAATGG GTCTTAGCCGTCGAAGGAGCTCCGCTCACACCCTGAACCAGGCCTCCAGCCGAAGCCATGCTCTGCTCACACTCTACATCAGCCACCAAACT CAGATGCCTCCTGTGGACCCCGGGGAACTCCCTGCCGGGGGGAAGCTGTGCTTTGTAGACCTGGCCGGCAGTGAGAAGGTGGTGGCCACAGGATCCCGTGGGGAGCTGATGCTTGAGGCCAACAGCATCAACCGCAGCCTGTTGGCCCTGG GTCACTGCATCTCGCTGCTACTGGACCCTCAGCGGAAGCAGAGCCACATCCCCTTCCGGGACAGCAAGCTCACCAAGCTGCTGGCAGATTCACTAGGAGGGCATGGGGTCACCCTCATG GTGGCCTGCGTGTCCCCCTCAGCCCAGTGCCTTCCCGAGACCCTCAGCACCCTGCGATATGCAAGCCGAGCTCAGCGGGTCACCACTCGGCCACAGGCCCCCAGG TCCCCCAAGGCAAAGCCGCCCCAGCACCTGGAGACTGAGCTATTGCAGCTGCAGGAGGAGAACCTTCACCTGCGGTCCCAACTGGGCCAAATGGACCCCAAGG CCTCTGGACTCAGTGGGGCCCGGGTGGCCTGGGCTCAGCGGAACCTCTACGGGATGCTGCAGGAGTTCATGCTAGAGAATGAGAGGCTCAG gaaagagaagaagcagCTGCAGAGCAGCCGGGACCTGGCCCACGGCGAGCAGCGCATCCTGGCCCAGCAGGTCCGCGAGCTGGAGCG GCGTCTCCTCTCTGCCTGCTACCTTCAGCAGCCAggccctggccccgccccgccgTGTCCCTGTGTGATGGTGTCACCTCTCCTGTGCCAC GCTCCACCACCCCTCTGCCCCCACTGCCAACTCTGCCCCCTGTGCCGTGCATCGCTGGCCCACTGGGCCTGCCCACGGAGGGAACTCCACCTGCCCCAG GTGTTTGGCTCTAAGGCCCCAGGTGATGGGCCCCTGTCTGCCCGGCCCCCGCCCTGGGCACCCCCGTGCTGCCCTAGCTCTGCCAAGTGCTCGAGAGAGAG GAGTCACAGTGAGTGGACTCAGACCCAGGTTCTGGCGGAGATGCTGACTGAGGAGAAAGTGATGCCCTCTGCACCTCCCCTGCCCGCGGGGCCACTGAATGCATCGCCAGTGCTGAGAG GTGGGGCTGCAGTTCCAAACCTGGCCCGGAGACTGGAGGCCCTCAGAGACCAAATCGGCACCTCCCTGCGACGTGGCCGGAGCCAGCCACCCCCTCGCTGA
- the KIF12 gene encoding kinesin-like protein KIF12 isoform X3, with protein MEERGSPDGDPARNLEQGPEGPETPIQVVLRVRPMSAAELRRGEQSVLHCSGTRTLQVSPPGGGPDVAFRFGAVLDGASTQDDVFRACGVRRLGELALRGFSCTVFTFGQTGSGKTYTLTGPPPQGEGVPVPPSLAGIMQRTFTWLLDRVQHLDVPVTLHASYLEIYNEQIRDLLSLGAPRPLPVRWNKTRGFYVEQLRVVEFGSLGALMELLQMGLSRRRSSAHTLNQASSRSHALLTLYISHQTQMPPVDPGELPAGGKLCFVDLAGSEKVVATGSRGELMLEANSINRSLLALGHCISLLLDPQRKQSHIPFRDSKLTKLLADSLGGHGVTLMVACVSPSAQCLPETLSTLRYASRAQRVTTRPQAPRSPKAKPPQHLETELLQLQEENLHLRSQLGQMDPKASGLSGARVAWAQRNLYGMLQEFMLENERLRKEKKQLQSSRDLAHGEQRILAQQVRELERRLLSACYLQQPGPGPAPPCPCVMVSPLLCHVFGSKAPGDGPLSARPPPWAPPCCPSSAKCSRERSHSEWTQTQVLAEMLTEEKVMPSAPPLPAGPLNASPVLRGGAAVPNLARRLEALRDQIGTSLRRGRSQPPPR; from the exons ATGGAGGAACGCGGGTCGCCCGACGG GGACCCCGCGAGGAACCTGGAGCAGGGGCCGGAGGGGCCAGAAACGCCCATCCAGGTGGTGCTCAG GGTGCGTCCCATGAGCGCTGCCGAGCTGCGTCGAGGGGAGCAGAGCGTGCTGCACTGCTCAGGGACCCGGACTCTGCAG GTGAGCCCCCCGGGCGGGGGCCCGGACGTGGCTTTCCGCTTCGGCGCGGTGCTGGACGGAGCGAGCACCCAAGATGACGTGTTCCGCGCGTGCGGCGTGCGGCGTCTGGGCGAGCTGGCGCTGCGCGG CTTCTCCTGCACCGTCTTCACCTTCGGCCAGACCGGCTCCGGGAAGACCTACACCCTGACCGGACCTCCTCCCCAG GGAGAGGGGGTGCCTGTACCCCCCAGCCTGGCTGGCATCATGCAGAGGACCTTCACCTGGCTGTTAGACCGCGTGCAGCACCTGGATGTTCCTGTCACTCTCCATGCTTCTTACCTGGAGATCTACAATGAGCAG ATTCGGGACTTACTGAGTCTGGGGGCTCCCCGGCCCCTCCCTGTTCGCTGGAACAAGACCCGGGGCTTCTATGTGGAGCAGCTGCGGGTGGTGGAGTTTGGGAGCCTGGGGGCCCTCATGGAACTTCTGCAAATGG GTCTTAGCCGTCGAAGGAGCTCCGCTCACACCCTGAACCAGGCCTCCAGCCGAAGCCATGCTCTGCTCACACTCTACATCAGCCACCAAACT CAGATGCCTCCTGTGGACCCCGGGGAACTCCCTGCCGGGGGGAAGCTGTGCTTTGTAGACCTGGCCGGCAGTGAGAAGGTGGTGGCCACAGGATCCCGTGGGGAGCTGATGCTTGAGGCCAACAGCATCAACCGCAGCCTGTTGGCCCTGG GTCACTGCATCTCGCTGCTACTGGACCCTCAGCGGAAGCAGAGCCACATCCCCTTCCGGGACAGCAAGCTCACCAAGCTGCTGGCAGATTCACTAGGAGGGCATGGGGTCACCCTCATG GTGGCCTGCGTGTCCCCCTCAGCCCAGTGCCTTCCCGAGACCCTCAGCACCCTGCGATATGCAAGCCGAGCTCAGCGGGTCACCACTCGGCCACAGGCCCCCAGG TCCCCCAAGGCAAAGCCGCCCCAGCACCTGGAGACTGAGCTATTGCAGCTGCAGGAGGAGAACCTTCACCTGCGGTCCCAACTGGGCCAAATGGACCCCAAGG CCTCTGGACTCAGTGGGGCCCGGGTGGCCTGGGCTCAGCGGAACCTCTACGGGATGCTGCAGGAGTTCATGCTAGAGAATGAGAGGCTCAG gaaagagaagaagcagCTGCAGAGCAGCCGGGACCTGGCCCACGGCGAGCAGCGCATCCTGGCCCAGCAGGTCCGCGAGCTGGAGCG GCGTCTCCTCTCTGCCTGCTACCTTCAGCAGCCAggccctggccccgccccgccgTGTCCCTGTGTGATGGTGTCACCTCTCCTGTGCCAC GTGTTTGGCTCTAAGGCCCCAGGTGATGGGCCCCTGTCTGCCCGGCCCCCGCCCTGGGCACCCCCGTGCTGCCCTAGCTCTGCCAAGTGCTCGAGAGAGAG GAGTCACAGTGAGTGGACTCAGACCCAGGTTCTGGCGGAGATGCTGACTGAGGAGAAAGTGATGCCCTCTGCACCTCCCCTGCCCGCGGGGCCACTGAATGCATCGCCAGTGCTGAGAG GTGGGGCTGCAGTTCCAAACCTGGCCCGGAGACTGGAGGCCCTCAGAGACCAAATCGGCACCTCCCTGCGACGTGGCCGGAGCCAGCCACCCCCTCGCTGA
- the KIF12 gene encoding kinesin-like protein KIF12 isoform X2 has protein sequence MEERGSPDGDPARNLEQGPEGPETPIQVVLRVRPMSAAELRRGEQSVLHCSGTRTLQVSPPGGGPDVAFRFGAVLDGASTQDDVFRACGVRRLGELALRGFSCTVFTFGQTGSGKTYTLTGPPPQGEGVPVPPSLAGIMQRTFTWLLDRVQHLDVPVTLHASYLEIYNEQIRDLLSLGAPRPLPVRWNKTRGFYVEQLRVVEFGSLGALMELLQMGLSRRRSSAHTLNQASSRSHALLTLYISHQTMPPVDPGELPAGGKLCFVDLAGSEKVVATGSRGELMLEANSINRSLLALGHCISLLLDPQRKQSHIPFRDSKLTKLLADSLGGHGVTLMVACVSPSAQCLPETLSTLRYASRAQRVTTRPQAPRSPKAKPPQHLETELLQLQEENLHLRSQLGQMDPKASGLSGARVAWAQRNLYGMLQEFMLENERLRKEKKQLQSSRDLAHGEQRILAQQVRELERRLLSACYLQQPGPGPAPPCPCVMVSPLLCHAPPPLCPHCQLCPLCRASLAHWACPRRELHLPQVFGSKAPGDGPLSARPPPWAPPCCPSSAKCSRERSHSEWTQTQVLAEMLTEEKVMPSAPPLPAGPLNASPVLRGGAAVPNLARRLEALRDQIGTSLRRGRSQPPPR, from the exons ATGGAGGAACGCGGGTCGCCCGACGG GGACCCCGCGAGGAACCTGGAGCAGGGGCCGGAGGGGCCAGAAACGCCCATCCAGGTGGTGCTCAG GGTGCGTCCCATGAGCGCTGCCGAGCTGCGTCGAGGGGAGCAGAGCGTGCTGCACTGCTCAGGGACCCGGACTCTGCAG GTGAGCCCCCCGGGCGGGGGCCCGGACGTGGCTTTCCGCTTCGGCGCGGTGCTGGACGGAGCGAGCACCCAAGATGACGTGTTCCGCGCGTGCGGCGTGCGGCGTCTGGGCGAGCTGGCGCTGCGCGG CTTCTCCTGCACCGTCTTCACCTTCGGCCAGACCGGCTCCGGGAAGACCTACACCCTGACCGGACCTCCTCCCCAG GGAGAGGGGGTGCCTGTACCCCCCAGCCTGGCTGGCATCATGCAGAGGACCTTCACCTGGCTGTTAGACCGCGTGCAGCACCTGGATGTTCCTGTCACTCTCCATGCTTCTTACCTGGAGATCTACAATGAGCAG ATTCGGGACTTACTGAGTCTGGGGGCTCCCCGGCCCCTCCCTGTTCGCTGGAACAAGACCCGGGGCTTCTATGTGGAGCAGCTGCGGGTGGTGGAGTTTGGGAGCCTGGGGGCCCTCATGGAACTTCTGCAAATGG GTCTTAGCCGTCGAAGGAGCTCCGCTCACACCCTGAACCAGGCCTCCAGCCGAAGCCATGCTCTGCTCACACTCTACATCAGCCACCAAACT ATGCCTCCTGTGGACCCCGGGGAACTCCCTGCCGGGGGGAAGCTGTGCTTTGTAGACCTGGCCGGCAGTGAGAAGGTGGTGGCCACAGGATCCCGTGGGGAGCTGATGCTTGAGGCCAACAGCATCAACCGCAGCCTGTTGGCCCTGG GTCACTGCATCTCGCTGCTACTGGACCCTCAGCGGAAGCAGAGCCACATCCCCTTCCGGGACAGCAAGCTCACCAAGCTGCTGGCAGATTCACTAGGAGGGCATGGGGTCACCCTCATG GTGGCCTGCGTGTCCCCCTCAGCCCAGTGCCTTCCCGAGACCCTCAGCACCCTGCGATATGCAAGCCGAGCTCAGCGGGTCACCACTCGGCCACAGGCCCCCAGG TCCCCCAAGGCAAAGCCGCCCCAGCACCTGGAGACTGAGCTATTGCAGCTGCAGGAGGAGAACCTTCACCTGCGGTCCCAACTGGGCCAAATGGACCCCAAGG CCTCTGGACTCAGTGGGGCCCGGGTGGCCTGGGCTCAGCGGAACCTCTACGGGATGCTGCAGGAGTTCATGCTAGAGAATGAGAGGCTCAG gaaagagaagaagcagCTGCAGAGCAGCCGGGACCTGGCCCACGGCGAGCAGCGCATCCTGGCCCAGCAGGTCCGCGAGCTGGAGCG GCGTCTCCTCTCTGCCTGCTACCTTCAGCAGCCAggccctggccccgccccgccgTGTCCCTGTGTGATGGTGTCACCTCTCCTGTGCCAC GCTCCACCACCCCTCTGCCCCCACTGCCAACTCTGCCCCCTGTGCCGTGCATCGCTGGCCCACTGGGCCTGCCCACGGAGGGAACTCCACCTGCCCCAG GTGTTTGGCTCTAAGGCCCCAGGTGATGGGCCCCTGTCTGCCCGGCCCCCGCCCTGGGCACCCCCGTGCTGCCCTAGCTCTGCCAAGTGCTCGAGAGAGAG GAGTCACAGTGAGTGGACTCAGACCCAGGTTCTGGCGGAGATGCTGACTGAGGAGAAAGTGATGCCCTCTGCACCTCCCCTGCCCGCGGGGCCACTGAATGCATCGCCAGTGCTGAGAG GTGGGGCTGCAGTTCCAAACCTGGCCCGGAGACTGGAGGCCCTCAGAGACCAAATCGGCACCTCCCTGCGACGTGGCCGGAGCCAGCCACCCCCTCGCTGA